The Flavobacterium psychrotrophum region CTATAAAATATTCTAAATTCAAGAGGTATATGGTATCATATTCGTTGCTCAAAAATACATTTTTATTCTCATTTATTACGATAGCCGCCTGCGGAAATTCTGTGGTGACTAAAGTTGAAAGCCATAGAGGAGAGAAAACAGATGATAGACATCAGACAATAAATAATACAGAAGATAAAGACATAAAAACCGGGGCTGATAATTATGCCAAATACCTTCCTTTATTAAAGGATAAAAAAGTGGGAGTGGTTACAAACCAGACAGGTATTGTTACTATAAACGGAAAAGATGTGAGCCTGGTTGATTTTTTACTGGAAAAGAACGTGGGCTTACAAAAAATCTTCGCACCTGAACATGGCTTTCGTGGTACTGCCGACGCGGGCGAGCATGTAAAAGATGGTAAAGACGTGAAAACAGGGCTTCCTATTATTTCGCTTTATGGCAATAATAAAAAGCCTAAGCCGGAACAACTGACAGGAATTGAAGTATTGGTGTTTGACCTGCAGGATGTGGGTGCACGTTTTTATACCTATATATCATCGCTGCATTATATAATGGAGGCCTGCGCAGAACAAAACATTTCGCTGATTGTACTGGATCGCCCAAACCCAAATGGCGGCATTATCGACGGGCCTACGCTTGAGAAAGAAAACACCAGCTTTATAGGGATGCACGAAATACCGGTAATGCACGGCATGACGATAGGCGAATATGCGAAAATGATAAATGGGGAAAAGTGGCTGAAGGCCGGTGCCCAATGCGAACTAACCGTTATTCCATGCACTAATTACAATCGTGATGCTTTTTACCACTTACCTATAAAGCCATCGCCTAACCTGCCAAATGACCAGGCCATAAACCTGTATGCCAGCCTTTGCTTTTTTGAGGGAACAAACGTAAGCCTGGGACGCGGTACCGACAAGCAGTTTCAGGTGTATGGCTCGCCCGACCTGACCCACACCGGCTTTAGCTTTACGCCAATGCCAAACGAAGGCGCTAAAGAACCACCTCTTAAAGGCATTGTATGCTATGGTGAAGACCTGAGTAAAGCGCCAAAAGTAAAGCAACTGGAATTAAAATGGCTGATAAAAGCATACACAGACACCAAAGACAAATCGAAATTCTTTATTCCATTTTTTACAAAACTGGCCGGCACCAAAAAACTACAGGAACAGATTGTAGCCGGGCTAAGTGAAACTGAAATCAGGAAAAGTTGGCAACCAGGGCTTGAGACTTTTAAAAAGATGCGGAAAAAATATCTCATC contains the following coding sequences:
- a CDS encoding exo-beta-N-acetylmuramidase NamZ family protein; translated protein: MVSYSLLKNTFLFSFITIAACGNSVVTKVESHRGEKTDDRHQTINNTEDKDIKTGADNYAKYLPLLKDKKVGVVTNQTGIVTINGKDVSLVDFLLEKNVGLQKIFAPEHGFRGTADAGEHVKDGKDVKTGLPIISLYGNNKKPKPEQLTGIEVLVFDLQDVGARFYTYISSLHYIMEACAEQNISLIVLDRPNPNGGIIDGPTLEKENTSFIGMHEIPVMHGMTIGEYAKMINGEKWLKAGAQCELTVIPCTNYNRDAFYHLPIKPSPNLPNDQAINLYASLCFFEGTNVSLGRGTDKQFQVYGSPDLTHTGFSFTPMPNEGAKEPPLKGIVCYGEDLSKAPKVKQLELKWLIKAYTDTKDKSKFFIPFFTKLAGTKKLQEQIVAGLSETEIRKSWQPGLETFKKMRKKYLIYAE